In Streptomyces sp. NBC_00091, the following proteins share a genomic window:
- a CDS encoding M6 family metalloprotease domain-containing protein — MPQTRHRIRRPCRTSAFIGLTALALGVTATASGGISGRGHSASGPVATSAESVLAPCRITGTMGVQMSEGLPTPPGYSRSTGEVRALNLMIDFPDAKGEGTAMDRLAEFFPQTSDWFRTSSYGRLAYRAESPVRNWLRMPMPFAAYGIERGSAYEPGYRQLVEHIAKAADSEVDFSRYDLINILVTPNAGPSALDTVLSVTFSGNGEAPMADGVPLANTSFVYSRQDDGSGSYRETGYRVLPHENGHVFGLPDLYTADGGGTVGHWDIMSEDWGANNDLLGWHKWKLGWLDGSQVSCASTSGTSDHLLTPLAVEGGTKLAFVPLSESAGYAVEVRTRAGNDEAVCKPGVLIYKVDSDVDTGRGPVTVSDSASGSGGCTRRPNVHAELSDAPFRPGETFTDEKAGIGISVLGELPGGKYQVRVTRP; from the coding sequence ATGCCGCAGACCCGCCACCGGATACGCAGACCCTGCCGCACCAGCGCGTTCATCGGCCTCACCGCACTGGCCCTGGGCGTCACCGCCACCGCCAGCGGCGGGATATCCGGCCGCGGCCACTCGGCCTCCGGGCCCGTGGCCACCAGCGCCGAGTCGGTGCTGGCTCCGTGCCGGATCACCGGGACCATGGGCGTCCAGATGTCGGAGGGCCTGCCCACCCCGCCCGGGTACTCACGCTCCACCGGCGAGGTCCGCGCGCTGAACCTGATGATCGACTTCCCCGACGCCAAGGGCGAGGGCACGGCCATGGACCGGCTGGCGGAGTTCTTCCCCCAGACCTCCGACTGGTTCCGCACCAGCTCCTACGGACGCCTCGCCTACCGCGCCGAGTCACCCGTACGGAACTGGCTGCGGATGCCGATGCCCTTCGCGGCGTACGGGATCGAGCGCGGCTCCGCCTACGAGCCGGGCTACCGGCAGCTCGTCGAGCACATCGCGAAGGCCGCCGACTCCGAGGTGGACTTCAGCCGGTACGACCTGATCAACATCCTGGTCACCCCGAACGCGGGACCGTCCGCACTGGACACCGTCCTGTCGGTCACCTTCTCCGGCAACGGAGAGGCGCCGATGGCCGACGGGGTGCCGCTCGCGAACACGTCCTTCGTCTACAGCCGGCAGGACGACGGCTCCGGCTCCTACCGGGAGACCGGCTACCGGGTCCTCCCGCACGAGAACGGGCACGTCTTCGGGCTGCCCGACCTGTACACCGCCGACGGCGGCGGCACGGTCGGGCACTGGGACATCATGAGCGAGGACTGGGGTGCCAACAACGACCTCCTCGGCTGGCACAAGTGGAAGCTGGGCTGGCTCGACGGCAGCCAGGTCAGCTGCGCCTCCACCTCCGGGACCAGCGACCACCTCCTGACCCCGCTGGCCGTGGAGGGCGGCACGAAGCTGGCCTTCGTCCCCCTCTCGGAGAGCGCCGGCTACGCGGTGGAGGTCCGCACCCGGGCCGGGAACGACGAGGCCGTCTGCAAACCCGGGGTGCTCATCTACAAGGTCGACTCGGACGTGGACACCGGGCGCGGGCCGGTCACCGTCTCGGACAGCGCGAGCGGGAGCGGCGGCTGCACGCGGCGGCCCAATGTGCACGCGGAGCTGTCGGACGCGCCGTTCCGGCCGGGCGAGACCTTCACCGACGAGAAGGCGGGCATCGGCATCTCCGTGCTGGGCGAGCTGCCGGGCGGCAAGTACCAGGTGCGCGTGACCCGGCCCTGA
- a CDS encoding Uma2 family endonuclease, producing MIAHIPRPSRSAPMSASPEPDPDLDQALWRAWQAIDPPETFRVEIVEGLIEMWRVGRPFTHALTANRMRARLASHLAGGPYAPYMAMYVVGGYQAWAPDVLLAPEDLTGHAARGELGIKASSVPLVAEVVAPGPQDIARDRVRKRRAYARAGIPVYVIVDDYDGHGTVSVLTGPVPDEARYASEVRAPYGTGVAVPEGPARGFVIGEEITGPPRTP from the coding sequence GTGATCGCACACATCCCGCGGCCGTCCCGCAGCGCGCCGATGAGCGCCAGTCCCGAACCCGACCCCGATCTGGACCAGGCCCTGTGGCGCGCCTGGCAGGCCATCGACCCTCCCGAGACCTTCCGCGTGGAGATCGTGGAGGGGCTGATCGAGATGTGGCGCGTGGGGCGGCCGTTCACGCACGCCCTCACCGCGAACCGGATGCGGGCCCGGCTGGCCTCCCACCTGGCCGGCGGTCCGTACGCCCCCTACATGGCGATGTACGTGGTCGGCGGCTACCAGGCCTGGGCCCCCGACGTGCTCCTCGCGCCGGAGGACCTCACCGGGCACGCCGCCCGGGGCGAGCTCGGGATCAAGGCCTCGAGCGTGCCCCTGGTCGCCGAGGTCGTGGCGCCCGGCCCGCAGGACATCGCGCGGGACCGCGTCCGCAAACGCCGCGCGTACGCCCGGGCCGGGATCCCGGTGTACGTGATCGTCGACGACTACGACGGCCACGGCACGGTCAGCGTGCTGACCGGCCCCGTCCCCGACGAGGCGCGGTACGCGTCGGAGGTGCGCGCGCCCTACGGGACCGGGGTGGCCGTCCCCGAGGGGCCCGCGCGGGGCTTCGTGATCGGCGAGGAGATCACCGGGCCGCCGCGGACCCCTTGA
- a CDS encoding dioxygenase — protein sequence MPALYLSHGAPPLADDPLWPSELAAWSAGLPRPRAILMVSAHWEEAPLALGATEPVPLVHDFWGFPEHYYRVRYGAPGAPELAASVRALLKAPGTPVQDIPDRGLDHGAYVPLVEMYPEADIPVLQISMPTLDPARLMDIGRKLAPLRDEGVLIVGSGFFTHNLAALRHPGPGVPGWSAEFDHWGREALAACDIDALVDFEAKSPAGRLAHPRTEHFAPLFVTLGAAGSDLTAQHTPVDGFWMGLSKRSLQFGGQAVKGSAAAR from the coding sequence ATGCCGGCGCTCTACCTCAGTCACGGGGCTCCGCCGCTCGCCGACGACCCGCTCTGGCCGTCCGAGCTCGCCGCCTGGTCCGCGGGGCTGCCCCGGCCGCGCGCGATCCTGATGGTCTCCGCCCACTGGGAGGAGGCCCCGCTGGCCCTGGGGGCCACCGAGCCCGTCCCGCTCGTCCACGACTTCTGGGGCTTCCCGGAGCACTACTACCGGGTCCGCTACGGGGCCCCGGGCGCGCCGGAGCTCGCCGCCTCGGTCCGCGCCCTGCTCAAGGCGCCCGGCACCCCGGTCCAGGACATCCCGGACCGCGGCCTGGACCACGGGGCGTACGTGCCCCTCGTGGAGATGTACCCGGAGGCCGACATACCGGTGCTCCAGATCTCCATGCCCACGCTGGACCCGGCCCGGCTGATGGACATCGGCCGCAAGCTCGCCCCCCTGCGCGACGAGGGCGTCCTGATCGTCGGCAGCGGGTTCTTCACCCACAACCTGGCCGCGCTGCGGCACCCGGGACCCGGGGTGCCCGGCTGGTCGGCCGAGTTCGACCACTGGGGCCGCGAGGCGCTGGCCGCCTGCGACATCGACGCCCTGGTCGACTTCGAGGCCAAGTCCCCGGCGGGCCGCCTGGCCCACCCGCGCACGGAGCACTTCGCCCCGCTCTTCGTCACCCTCGGCGCCGCCGGATCCGACCTCACCGCGCAGCACACCCCGGTGGACGGCTTCTGGATGGGCCTCTCGAAGCGCTCCCTCCAGTTCGGCGGCCAAGCGGTCAAGGGGTCCGCGGCGGCCCGGTGA
- a CDS encoding TetR/AcrR family transcriptional regulator: MKSPASTPAAAPRADVDLAATAAPTRVPKPRADAVRNRERILVAAREMLVEFGADAPLDEIARRAGVGNATLYRHFPDRAALVHHVVLYVMDRVTALAEDSLAQEPDAFAALCRFTHAAADERIGALCPMLSDGFDHDHPELLAARDALGVAVETLVAAGQDGGLLRADIGVGDLMIALSQLSRPLPGTDCLAVERFAHRHLQLFLDGLRAPARSELPGTAATLEDLRRVAQA; encoded by the coding sequence ATGAAGAGCCCCGCCAGCACGCCGGCGGCCGCCCCCCGGGCGGACGTGGACCTCGCGGCCACCGCCGCCCCCACCCGGGTCCCGAAGCCGCGCGCCGACGCGGTGCGCAACCGGGAGCGGATCCTCGTGGCGGCGCGCGAGATGCTCGTGGAGTTCGGCGCGGACGCCCCCCTCGACGAGATCGCCCGCAGGGCCGGCGTCGGCAACGCCACCCTCTACCGGCACTTCCCGGACCGGGCCGCCCTCGTCCACCACGTGGTGCTCTACGTGATGGACCGGGTCACCGCCCTCGCCGAGGACTCGCTCGCGCAGGAGCCGGACGCCTTCGCGGCGCTCTGCCGCTTCACGCACGCCGCGGCCGACGAGCGGATCGGCGCCCTGTGCCCGATGCTCTCGGACGGCTTCGACCACGACCACCCCGAACTCCTCGCCGCCCGCGACGCGCTGGGGGTGGCGGTCGAGACCCTGGTCGCCGCCGGCCAGGACGGCGGCCTGCTGCGCGCCGACATCGGCGTGGGGGACCTGATGATCGCGCTGTCCCAGCTCAGCCGCCCCCTGCCGGGGACCGACTGCCTGGCCGTCGAGCGGTTCGCCCACCGCCACCTCCAGCTCTTCCTCGACGGCCTGCGGGCCCCGGCCCGCTCCGAACTCCCCGGCACGGCAGCCACGTTGGAAGACCTCAGGCGCGTGGCCCAGGCTTAA
- a CDS encoding MFS transporter, giving the protein MSKTAATASPAAVDPSRWKALVFIALAQLMVVLDATIVNIALPSAQTDLGISDGNRQWVITAYALAFGGLLLFGGRIADKWGRKNAFVIGLIGFALASALGGAATGEAMMLGARALQGAFGALLAPAALSLLAVTFTDAKERAKAFGIYGAIAGGGGAVGLILGGFLTEYLNWRWTFFVNIPFAIVAAAGAWMVIREPAGSRNSARLDVPGVILSTLGLVALVYGFTRAESAGWSDEVTVGLFVGSAVLLAAFVFVESKVKSPLLPLRVLLERNRGGVYLSLGLAVISMFGLFLFLTYYLQVVKGFSPVKTGFAFLPMIAGMIAGSTQIGARLMTRVAPRLLMGPGFLLAGAGMLMLTQLEVGSSYPALILPAQLLLGLGMGTAFMPAMSLSTYGVDPADAGVASAMVNTSQQVGGAIGTALLNTIAASATTAYLTDHAAEAAAGGAAGKLVQAQAMVEGYASAIWWAVGILVVSAGIAFALINTGRPGSGGPVASGSGAAEDSEIKVPVIAH; this is encoded by the coding sequence ATGTCAAAAACGGCCGCGACCGCCTCGCCGGCTGCCGTCGATCCCAGCCGATGGAAGGCCCTGGTCTTCATCGCGCTGGCGCAGCTGATGGTCGTCCTCGACGCGACCATCGTGAACATCGCCCTCCCCTCCGCCCAGACCGACCTCGGCATCTCGGACGGAAACCGCCAGTGGGTGATCACCGCCTACGCGCTGGCCTTCGGCGGACTCCTCCTCTTCGGCGGCCGCATCGCCGACAAGTGGGGCCGCAAGAACGCCTTCGTCATCGGCCTGATCGGCTTCGCCCTGGCCTCCGCGCTGGGCGGCGCCGCGACCGGTGAGGCGATGATGCTGGGCGCCCGCGCCCTCCAGGGTGCCTTCGGCGCGCTGCTCGCCCCGGCCGCGCTCTCCCTGCTGGCGGTGACCTTCACCGACGCCAAGGAGCGCGCCAAGGCCTTCGGCATCTACGGTGCGATCGCGGGCGGCGGCGGCGCCGTCGGCCTGATCCTCGGCGGCTTCCTGACCGAGTACCTGAACTGGCGCTGGACCTTCTTCGTCAACATCCCCTTCGCGATCGTCGCGGCCGCCGGTGCCTGGATGGTCATCCGCGAGCCGGCCGGCTCCCGCAACAGCGCGCGCCTGGACGTCCCCGGTGTGATCCTCTCGACGCTGGGTCTGGTCGCGCTCGTCTACGGCTTCACGCGCGCCGAGTCCGCGGGCTGGTCGGACGAGGTCACCGTGGGGCTGTTCGTCGGCTCCGCGGTGCTGCTCGCGGCCTTCGTGTTCGTCGAGTCCAAGGTGAAGTCCCCGCTGCTGCCGCTGCGCGTCCTGCTGGAGCGCAACCGCGGCGGTGTCTACCTCTCGCTGGGCCTGGCCGTCATCTCGATGTTCGGCCTGTTCCTCTTCCTCACGTACTACCTCCAGGTCGTGAAGGGCTTCTCGCCCGTCAAGACCGGCTTCGCCTTCCTGCCGATGATCGCGGGCATGATCGCGGGCTCCACCCAGATCGGCGCCCGCCTGATGACCCGGGTCGCGCCGCGGCTGCTCATGGGCCCGGGCTTCCTGCTCGCCGGCGCCGGCATGCTGATGCTGACCCAGCTGGAGGTCGGCTCCTCCTACCCGGCGCTGATCCTGCCGGCGCAGCTGCTGCTGGGCCTCGGCATGGGTACGGCCTTCATGCCGGCCATGTCCCTGTCCACGTACGGGGTGGACCCGGCCGACGCCGGCGTGGCTTCGGCCATGGTCAACACCTCGCAGCAGGTGGGCGGCGCGATCGGCACCGCCCTGCTGAACACCATCGCCGCCTCGGCGACCACCGCGTACCTGACCGACCACGCGGCCGAGGCCGCGGCGGGCGGCGCCGCGGGGAAGCTGGTGCAGGCGCAGGCCATGGTCGAGGGCTACGCGTCCGCGATCTGGTGGGCCGTCGGCATCCTCGTGGTCAGCGCGGGCATCGCCTTCGCGCTGATCAACACCGGCCGTCCGGGCTCGGGCGGGCCGGTGGCCTCCGGATCGGGCGCGGCCGAGGACTCCGAGATCAAGGTCCCGGTGATCGCCCACTGA
- a CDS encoding RNA polymerase sigma factor RpoD/SigA, giving the protein MATRAVARRQSTSSARAMGGEIVDRDLVGMYLDEIARTPLLDAAREVELSQIIEAGVYAQQILDGAIEREGNTLDREELEALAAEGERAKEVFIRSNLRLVVAVARRYPRSGLPLLDLIQEGNAGLVRAVEKFDYAKGFKFSTYATWWIRQAITRSIADQSRTIRLPVHLVEELGRIRRIQREFNREHGRDPEHAEIAAELDSTEKRVGDVLDWARDPVSLNMGVDDEGDTQFGDLLEDTSAISPEQSVLSLLRSEELEDLLGKLDQRTASIIKMRYGIEDGRERTLTEVGKQHGLTRERIRQIEKHALLELKRMARDTGFDAVA; this is encoded by the coding sequence ATGGCAACCCGCGCCGTCGCCCGTCGTCAGTCCACGAGCAGCGCCCGAGCCATGGGCGGGGAGATCGTCGACCGCGATCTGGTCGGGATGTACCTCGACGAGATCGCGCGCACCCCGCTGCTCGACGCCGCCAGGGAAGTGGAGCTCTCGCAGATCATCGAGGCGGGCGTGTACGCCCAGCAGATCCTCGACGGTGCGATAGAGCGCGAGGGGAACACCCTCGACCGCGAGGAGCTGGAAGCCCTGGCCGCCGAAGGCGAGCGCGCCAAGGAAGTCTTCATCCGTTCCAACCTCCGCCTGGTCGTGGCCGTCGCCCGCCGCTATCCGCGCAGCGGCCTGCCCCTCCTCGACCTCATCCAGGAGGGCAACGCCGGCCTGGTCCGCGCCGTCGAGAAGTTCGACTACGCCAAGGGCTTCAAGTTCTCCACGTACGCCACGTGGTGGATCCGCCAGGCCATCACCCGCTCCATCGCCGACCAGTCCCGCACCATCCGCCTCCCCGTCCACCTGGTCGAGGAACTGGGCCGGATCCGCCGGATCCAGCGCGAGTTCAACCGGGAGCACGGCCGGGACCCGGAGCACGCCGAGATCGCCGCCGAGCTCGACTCGACGGAGAAGCGCGTCGGTGACGTACTGGACTGGGCGCGCGACCCGGTCAGCCTCAACATGGGGGTCGACGACGAAGGCGACACGCAGTTCGGCGACCTGCTGGAGGACACCTCCGCGATCTCGCCCGAGCAGTCCGTGCTCTCGCTGCTGCGCAGCGAGGAGCTGGAGGACCTCCTCGGCAAGCTGGACCAGCGCACGGCGTCCATCATCAAGATGCGCTACGGCATCGAGGACGGCCGCGAGCGGACCCTGACCGAGGTCGGCAAGCAGCACGGCCTCACCCGCGAGCGGATCCGCCAGATCGAGAAGCACGCGCTGCTCGAACTCAAGCGCATGGCCCGCGACACCGGCTTCGACGCCGTGGCCTGA
- a CDS encoding YafY family protein — protein sequence MNDTPARLLTLLSLLQTPREWPGSELAERLRVSSRTIRRDIERLRELGYPVEATLGAEGGYRLVAGAAMPPLLLDDEEAVAIAVGLRAGAGHAIEGVEEASVRALAKLEQVLPARLRHRVGALQSATVAVTRGDGPSVDPRTLTTMAGAVAGPERLRFAYRSRDGVDSRRLVEPYRLVSTGSRWYLVAYDLEREDWRTFRVDRVSEPFATGARFAPRQLPMEAAEFVRRGLRGAQTYPVDAFFAAPPQELPAWLGEAAVAEAGGARVRFESGDAPEWLAGRMALTGVPFTVRGPEFLAAAARELGARLAGAGGEPSGPA from the coding sequence ATGAACGACACCCCGGCGCGGCTGCTCACCCTGCTGTCCCTGCTCCAGACCCCGCGCGAATGGCCGGGCAGCGAGCTGGCGGAGCGGCTGCGGGTGAGCTCACGGACCATCCGGCGCGACATCGAGCGGCTGCGGGAACTGGGGTACCCGGTGGAGGCCACGCTGGGCGCGGAGGGCGGGTACCGGCTGGTGGCGGGGGCGGCGATGCCGCCGCTGCTGCTCGACGACGAGGAGGCCGTGGCGATCGCGGTGGGGCTGCGGGCCGGGGCCGGCCATGCCATCGAGGGGGTGGAGGAGGCCTCCGTACGCGCCCTCGCGAAGCTGGAGCAGGTCCTGCCGGCCCGGCTGCGCCACCGGGTGGGCGCCCTGCAGTCGGCCACGGTGGCGGTGACCCGGGGGGACGGGCCGAGCGTGGACCCGCGGACGCTGACGACGATGGCGGGGGCGGTGGCGGGGCCGGAGCGGCTGCGGTTCGCGTACCGGTCGCGGGACGGGGTGGACTCGCGGCGGCTGGTGGAGCCGTACCGGCTCGTGAGCACGGGCAGCCGCTGGTACCTCGTCGCCTACGACCTGGAGCGGGAGGACTGGCGCACCTTCCGGGTGGACCGGGTGAGCGAGCCCTTCGCGACGGGGGCCCGGTTCGCCCCGCGGCAGCTGCCGATGGAGGCGGCCGAGTTCGTCCGGCGCGGGCTGCGGGGCGCGCAGACGTACCCGGTCGACGCCTTCTTCGCCGCGCCGCCGCAGGAGCTGCCGGCGTGGCTGGGCGAGGCGGCCGTCGCGGAGGCGGGGGGCGCCCGGGTCCGCTTCGAGAGCGGGGACGCGCCGGAGTGGCTGGCGGGCCGGATGGCCCTGACGGGGGTGCCCTTCACCGTGCGCGGGCCGGAGTTCCTGGCGGCCGCCGCGCGGGAGCTGGGCGCACGGCTGGCGGGGGCCGGCGGGGAGCCGTCCGGCCCGGCGTGA